A window of Streptomyces marispadix contains these coding sequences:
- a CDS encoding (2Fe-2S)-binding protein translates to MDQSTSSDIILDINGEKHALSVDHRTTLLDALRERLDLTGTKKGCDQGQCGACTVLLDGQRAVSCLQFAVAAEGRHITTIEGIADGERMHPVQQAFLEFDGYQCGYCTPGQICSAVAMLEEHAAGWPSAVTDDVRAEAAPPPLTAEEIRERMSGNLCRCGAYVQIVEAVAQAATRGKETGMLEGSETEASA, encoded by the coding sequence ATGGATCAATCGACGTCCAGCGACATCATCTTGGACATCAACGGCGAGAAACACGCGCTGTCCGTCGACCACCGCACCACCCTGCTCGACGCGCTGCGCGAGCGTCTCGATCTGACCGGCACCAAGAAGGGCTGCGACCAAGGACAGTGCGGTGCCTGCACCGTGCTGCTCGACGGGCAACGGGCCGTCTCCTGCCTCCAGTTCGCGGTCGCAGCCGAGGGGCGTCACATCACCACCATCGAAGGGATAGCCGACGGCGAGCGGATGCATCCGGTGCAGCAGGCGTTCCTCGAATTCGACGGCTACCAGTGCGGCTACTGCACGCCGGGACAGATCTGTTCAGCCGTCGCGATGCTCGAGGAGCACGCGGCGGGCTGGCCGAGCGCCGTCACCGACGACGTACGGGCCGAAGCGGCACCGCCACCGCTGACCGCCGAGGAGATACGGGAGCGGATGAGCGGCAACCTGTGCCGCTGCGGTGCGTACGTGCAGATCGTAGAAGCCGTCGCACAGGCGGCGACGCGCGGGAAGGAAACCGGGATGCTCGAGGGCTCGGAAACGGAGGCGTCCGCATGA
- a CDS encoding Dps family protein, translated as MSPSTGGDVIRLLSMRLHALNDLALTLKHIHWNVVGPHFIAVHEMLDPQVDSVRGMVDTTAERISTLGGSPQGTPGVLVAERQWEDYAIGRAEAIEHLGALDLVYSGVIEDHREAVKVTDESDLITQDMLIEQLRSLELFQWFVRAHLESAGGALSTASAGSEREAANKAGKQARQQP; from the coding sequence ATGTCGCCGAGCACGGGCGGTGACGTGATCCGGTTGCTGAGCATGCGTCTGCACGCGCTCAACGACCTCGCCCTGACCCTGAAACACATTCACTGGAACGTCGTCGGCCCGCACTTCATCGCCGTACACGAGATGCTGGACCCGCAGGTGGACTCGGTGCGGGGAATGGTCGACACGACGGCCGAGCGCATCTCCACCCTCGGTGGCTCCCCGCAGGGAACTCCCGGGGTGCTGGTAGCCGAACGCCAGTGGGAGGACTACGCGATCGGCCGCGCCGAGGCCATCGAGCATCTGGGAGCTTTGGATCTCGTCTACAGCGGCGTGATCGAGGATCACCGCGAAGCGGTCAAGGTGACCGACGAAAGCGACCTGATCACGCAGGACATGCTGATCGAGCAGTTGCGCAGCCTGGAACTCTTCCAGTGGTTCGTGCGCGCCCATCTGGAGAGCGCGGGCGGTGCCTTGAGTACGGCGAGCGCCGGTTCGGAGCGCGAGGCTGCGAACAAAGCGGGAAAGCAGGCTCGCCAGCAGCCCTGA
- a CDS encoding FAD binding domain-containing protein, translating to MREFGYQRVFDVSSAVAQLEADPDARLLGGGTNLVDLMKAGVERPARLVDVSRLPLGQIEATEDGGLRIGATVTNSDLAAHPEVRRRYPALAQAVLAGASGQLRNVATVGGNLLQRTRCGYFSDVTQPCNKRVPGSGCPAVAGEHRNHAILGASEHCVAVHPSDMGVALAAFDAVVSYETADGPGGELPLAEFYTPVGETPHLETALPSGALITGVTLPPAPVAARSRYRKVRERASYAFAIGSVAAALDVRDGVVRDVRLAFGAVASRPWRAREAERSLTGAPADAATFAAAADAELAAAEPLPQNEYKVTLIHNLVVAVLTELSEEASR from the coding sequence ATGAGGGAGTTCGGCTACCAGCGCGTCTTCGACGTGTCCAGTGCGGTCGCGCAGCTCGAAGCCGATCCCGACGCGCGCCTGCTCGGCGGCGGCACCAACCTCGTCGACCTGATGAAGGCCGGCGTCGAGCGGCCCGCCCGGCTCGTCGACGTCAGCCGACTGCCCCTGGGGCAGATCGAAGCGACCGAGGACGGCGGCCTGCGCATCGGAGCCACCGTCACCAACAGCGACCTGGCCGCGCACCCCGAAGTCCGGCGCCGGTACCCGGCGTTGGCGCAAGCGGTGCTGGCCGGTGCCTCGGGACAACTGCGCAACGTGGCCACCGTCGGCGGGAATCTGCTGCAGCGCACCCGCTGCGGCTACTTCAGCGACGTGACCCAGCCCTGCAACAAGCGCGTACCCGGCAGCGGTTGCCCGGCCGTCGCAGGCGAACACCGCAACCACGCGATCCTGGGCGCCTCCGAGCACTGCGTGGCCGTCCATCCGTCGGACATGGGCGTGGCGCTGGCGGCCTTCGACGCCGTCGTCTCGTATGAAACGGCGGACGGGCCCGGGGGAGAGCTGCCGTTGGCCGAGTTCTACACGCCGGTTGGCGAGACGCCGCACCTGGAGACCGCGCTGCCTTCCGGAGCGCTGATCACCGGCGTCACGCTGCCGCCTGCTCCGGTCGCCGCGCGCTCGCGCTACCGGAAGGTTCGCGAACGCGCCTCGTACGCCTTCGCGATCGGCTCCGTCGCCGCCGCGCTCGACGTACGGGACGGCGTCGTCCGCGACGTGCGCCTGGCCTTCGGGGCTGTCGCGTCCCGGCCGTGGCGAGCCCGGGAGGCCGAGCGGTCGCTGACCGGTGCGCCGGCCGACGCCGCCACCTTCGCCGCCGCCGCGGACGCCGAACTCGCCGCCGCGGAGCCGCT
- a CDS encoding polyprenyl synthetase family protein, protein MQRRPSAHVREGNQDVRDIRTLGFDPDHDTAAVIEALLSRHIAARREEAARSSDRFAEDVIDLLADVVLRGGKRTRPAFLWWGWRGCGGAPHGAGAEAALKVATALELIQGCALIHDDLMDGSLLRRGAPAAHVAFANQHRAAGLRGNPDTFGVSAAILAGDLALVWADDLFETAGLDSRARRAVAPAWQAMRTETIAGQYLDLYGQGTGVDSPEESLRVAYLKSGLYTVERPLHLGAAMAGADPDLIAALRRAGRSAGVAFQLRDDLLGVFGGSGGTGKPAGDDIRDGASTYLVAIALQRARAHGRDEAEGQLRAALGNRDLPAEELRQIQDLLTALGAVAAVEARIGQLTASALTVIDQADLLSPADQRLSALVREVAAPAAG, encoded by the coding sequence GAAGGGAACCAGGACGTCCGCGACATCCGCACGCTCGGCTTCGACCCCGACCACGACACGGCCGCCGTCATCGAGGCCCTGCTCTCCCGCCACATCGCGGCCCGCCGCGAGGAGGCCGCCCGCAGCAGCGACCGCTTCGCCGAGGACGTCATCGACCTGCTCGCCGACGTCGTCCTTCGCGGCGGCAAACGTACCCGTCCCGCCTTCCTCTGGTGGGGCTGGCGCGGCTGCGGCGGCGCACCACACGGAGCCGGTGCCGAGGCAGCGCTCAAGGTCGCCACCGCACTGGAACTGATCCAGGGCTGCGCACTCATCCACGACGACCTGATGGACGGATCGCTGCTGCGCCGCGGCGCCCCCGCCGCACACGTCGCCTTCGCGAATCAGCACCGGGCCGCCGGGCTACGCGGCAACCCCGACACCTTCGGCGTCTCCGCCGCCATCCTCGCGGGCGACCTCGCCCTGGTGTGGGCCGACGACCTCTTCGAGACCGCGGGGCTCGACAGCAGAGCCCGGCGCGCCGTCGCCCCCGCCTGGCAGGCCATGCGCACCGAGACCATCGCCGGCCAGTACCTGGACCTCTACGGGCAGGGCACCGGCGTCGACTCCCCCGAGGAGTCGCTGCGCGTCGCGTATCTCAAGAGCGGCCTCTACACCGTCGAACGCCCCCTCCACCTCGGAGCCGCCATGGCCGGCGCCGACCCCGACCTCATCGCCGCTCTCCGCCGGGCAGGACGCAGCGCCGGTGTCGCCTTCCAGCTACGCGACGACCTCCTCGGCGTCTTCGGCGGCTCCGGCGGTACGGGGAAGCCGGCGGGCGACGACATCCGGGACGGCGCCTCCACGTATCTCGTCGCCATCGCCCTTCAACGGGCCCGCGCACACGGCAGAGATGAAGCGGAAGGCCAGTTGCGCGCCGCTCTCGGCAACCGCGACCTCCCCGCAGAGGAACTCCGGCAGATCCAGGACCTCCTCACCGCCCTGGGCGCCGTCGCCGCCGTCGAGGCCCGCATCGGCCAGCTCACCGCCTCGGCGCTCACCGTCATCGACCAGGCCGACCTGCTGTCGCCCGCGGACCAGCGGCTCAGTGCCCTCGTACGGGAAGTGGCGGCACCGGCGGCCGGCTGA
- a CDS encoding MFS transporter yields the protein MDGAETTGEDTAQAESRRAGPDLPAARDAPAAEYPPPRTGWRRLMMDTRPLRHLPFRRLWSSTAVTAVGSQLTAVAVPKQVYDITGSSAWVGYASFAGLIPLVLFALWGGAIADTVDRRKLLLVSNTGIAVTSLLFWVQAATGAESVLVLMVLLASQQAFFGINQTTRSASIARLVPLEELPAANALMSTVGSTGMVFGPLLAGALIPVIGLPELYMIDAVGLCAALWAVWRLPALPPLTRAGTGEAGDTAAPRRAGWREVAAGFRYITASRVLLLSFVADIVAMVFGMPRALFPQLAATTYAPWGEGLALGLLFAAIPIGAVAGGLFSGTFSRARRHGVMVIAAVVAWGVAVVGSGLSSSLWWAVGFLMAGGVADMVSMVFRGAILQSVATDDMRGRMQGVFTVVVAGGPRVADLVHGMAGAALGTRTAVTAGGLLVIVTMLTLAVAMPELRRYRA from the coding sequence GTGGACGGCGCGGAGACCACAGGCGAGGACACCGCGCAGGCGGAGAGCAGGCGGGCCGGGCCGGACCTGCCGGCAGCGCGGGATGCGCCGGCGGCCGAGTACCCGCCGCCGCGGACCGGTTGGCGTCGGCTGATGATGGACACTCGCCCGCTGCGCCACCTGCCCTTCCGCAGGCTGTGGTCCTCCACGGCCGTCACCGCTGTCGGCAGCCAGCTCACCGCCGTGGCCGTGCCGAAGCAGGTGTACGACATCACCGGTTCCTCGGCCTGGGTCGGCTACGCCAGCTTCGCCGGACTGATCCCGCTCGTTCTCTTCGCACTCTGGGGCGGCGCGATCGCGGACACCGTGGACCGGCGCAAGCTGCTGCTCGTCTCCAACACGGGCATCGCCGTCACTTCGCTGCTGTTCTGGGTACAGGCGGCCACCGGCGCCGAGTCGGTCCTGGTGCTGATGGTGCTGCTGGCGTCACAGCAGGCGTTCTTCGGTATCAACCAGACCACCCGCAGTGCCTCCATCGCCCGGCTCGTGCCACTGGAGGAGCTGCCCGCCGCGAACGCGCTGATGTCGACCGTGGGGTCCACCGGGATGGTCTTCGGCCCGCTGCTTGCCGGCGCACTCATTCCGGTCATCGGGCTGCCGGAGCTGTACATGATCGATGCGGTGGGACTGTGCGCGGCGCTGTGGGCGGTGTGGCGGCTGCCCGCCCTGCCGCCGCTGACCCGGGCCGGGACCGGAGAGGCCGGGGATACGGCGGCTCCGCGCCGCGCGGGCTGGCGTGAAGTGGCCGCCGGATTCCGGTACATCACCGCCAGCCGGGTGCTGCTGCTCTCCTTCGTGGCCGACATCGTCGCCATGGTCTTCGGCATGCCCCGCGCCCTCTTCCCGCAACTTGCCGCCACGACGTACGCGCCGTGGGGCGAAGGGCTCGCCCTGGGCCTGCTGTTCGCGGCGATCCCGATCGGAGCGGTCGCGGGCGGGCTGTTCTCCGGGACCTTCTCCCGGGCACGCCGCCACGGGGTCATGGTCATCGCCGCCGTGGTCGCCTGGGGCGTCGCCGTCGTCGGCAGCGGCCTGAGTTCGAGCCTCTGGTGGGCGGTCGGCTTCCTGATGGCGGGAGGTGTCGCCGACATGGTCTCCATGGTCTTCCGCGGCGCCATCCTCCAGTCCGTGGCCACCGACGACATGCGGGGCCGCATGCAGGGAGTGTTCACGGTCGTGGTGGCGGGCGGCCCGCGAGTGGCGGACCTGGTGCACGGCATGGCGGGCGCCGCGCTGGGCACGCGTACGGCCGTCACCGCCGGCGGCCTGCTGGTCATCGTCACCATGCTGACCCTGGCGGTCGCGATGCCGGAGCTGCGCCGCTACCGGGCCTGA
- a CDS encoding SRPBCC family protein: MAGQFEVTTEIERPIEEVFAFLADGENDPRFSPRVERIAKVTDGPVGVGTVYESTVKDAGVRTRREFRITEFDPPSRIRWTEISENLVRTEEGGYDLEKAGEGITRVRLFNALTGEGVGKLMAGTALNAARADAEDFGRRIKEAVEGGT; this comes from the coding sequence ATGGCCGGACAGTTCGAGGTGACGACCGAGATCGAGCGTCCGATCGAGGAGGTCTTCGCTTTCCTCGCCGACGGCGAGAACGACCCCCGGTTCAGCCCCCGCGTGGAACGGATCGCAAAGGTCACGGACGGCCCGGTGGGCGTGGGAACGGTCTACGAGAGCACGGTCAAGGACGCCGGGGTACGCACCCGCCGGGAATTCCGCATCACCGAGTTCGACCCGCCTTCCAGAATCCGCTGGACGGAGATCTCGGAGAATCTGGTGAGGACGGAAGAGGGCGGCTACGACCTGGAGAAGGCCGGCGAGGGGATCACTCGTGTACGGCTCTTCAACGCCCTGACGGGCGAGGGGGTCGGGAAGCTGATGGCGGGGACGGCGCTGAATGCGGCGCGGGCGGATGCGGAGGATTTCGGCCGCCGGATCAAGGAAGCCGTAGAGGGCGGTACTTGA
- a CDS encoding TetR/AcrR family transcriptional regulator, whose translation MHQRKEASLRSDAQRNRERILDVALAELTRSANVPLSTIAKKAGVGQGTFYRNFPSRDALVLEVYRHEMRQVADAAAQLIATRDPDLALREWMDHLARFAMTKAGLADAIRQATSAPGNPEKPGHGPVKTAAERLLRANEEAGTIRPGVTADDFLLAIAGLWQIAPHGDWQPRVDRLLDLVMDGLRAGAPGR comes from the coding sequence GTGCATCAGAGGAAAGAGGCATCTCTGCGCTCAGACGCACAGAGAAATCGCGAACGCATCCTCGACGTGGCACTGGCAGAGCTCACGCGCTCCGCGAACGTCCCGCTCAGTACGATCGCCAAGAAGGCGGGCGTCGGACAGGGCACCTTCTACCGGAACTTCCCCAGCCGCGACGCGCTCGTGCTCGAGGTCTACCGCCACGAGATGCGGCAAGTCGCCGACGCCGCGGCTCAGTTGATCGCGACGCGCGACCCGGACCTCGCCCTCAGGGAATGGATGGACCACCTCGCCCGGTTCGCCATGACCAAGGCGGGTCTGGCAGACGCGATCCGCCAGGCCACCAGCGCTCCCGGAAACCCCGAGAAGCCCGGCCACGGCCCGGTGAAGACCGCCGCCGAACGCCTGCTCCGCGCCAACGAGGAAGCCGGCACCATCCGCCCGGGAGTCACCGCGGACGACTTCCTCCTCGCCATCGCGGGACTCTGGCAGATCGCTCCCCACGGCGACTGGCAGCCACGCGTCGACCGCCTCCTCGACCTCGTCATGGACGGGCTGCGAGCGGGAGCGCCGGGACGGTGA